In Coleofasciculus sp. FACHB-1120, the following are encoded in one genomic region:
- a CDS encoding DUF547 domain-containing protein, with the protein MIDFTVWDELLRRYVDLEGRVDYHAWSLERSQALPQWLASLQQLDLRDYPNPDERLALWLNLYNAIAINQVLERYPIPSIRPKILGIPNWIAFLLFFIRPVYSFAGKRYSLNQIEHGILRREFDEPRIHFALVCASIGCPLLRNGAYFPESVRTQLENDASRFINNPDKVRYDSQTGTLYCSKIFKWYKSDLLKVAPSIPEYIRLYLKTDAPIDASTPISYLYYDWNLNEKRVISC; encoded by the coding sequence ATGATCGACTTTACAGTTTGGGATGAGCTACTGCGCCGATACGTCGATCTAGAAGGTCGCGTCGATTATCATGCTTGGTCTTTAGAGCGATCGCAAGCGCTTCCTCAATGGCTAGCTTCTTTACAGCAACTAGATTTGCGGGATTATCCCAACCCAGATGAACGGTTGGCGCTGTGGCTGAATTTATATAATGCGATCGCGATCAATCAAGTTCTAGAACGCTATCCCATCCCCTCCATCCGACCGAAGATTTTAGGAATTCCCAACTGGATTGCCTTCCTGTTGTTCTTTATCCGTCCCGTCTATTCCTTTGCAGGTAAGCGCTACAGCCTCAACCAAATCGAGCATGGCATCCTCCGCCGCGAATTTGACGAACCCCGCATCCACTTCGCCCTGGTTTGTGCTTCTATTGGTTGTCCGCTGTTGCGAAACGGTGCATACTTTCCGGAATCGGTGCGGACTCAGTTAGAGAATGACGCCAGCCGTTTTATTAACAATCCCGATAAAGTTCGCTACGATTCCCAAACGGGAACGCTGTACTGTAGCAAAATTTTCAAGTGGTACAAGAGCGATTTACTGAAAGTTGCACCTTCTATTCCTGAATACATCCGCTTGTATTTAAAAACCGACGCTCCTATCGACGCTTCAACGCCGATTTCCTATCTGTATTACGACTGGAATTTAAATGAAAAAAGAGTTATTAGTTGTTAG
- a CDS encoding TIGR04283 family arsenosugar biosynthesis glycosyltransferase — MSRVSIIIPTLNEATCLERTLRQLNLLDPPAWEVLVVDGGSDDETVAIAQRILQAIALSSQARVLCCDVRGRSVQMNRGAEAATGDILCFLHADTSVPDDFVAVVEQTLADPAVAGGGFISLMAGSQTTRWGVSLHNYLKTYYAPLLFRPRLFFQGLRLLFGDQVMFCRRADFWKCGGFDPALPIMEEADLCLKLVKQGRIRQVNRVVQSSDRRVAKWGSLKATAIYLYIGFLWGIGVEATYLKKFYEEIR, encoded by the coding sequence ATGTCTCGCGTTTCGATTATTATTCCCACGCTGAACGAGGCGACGTGCTTAGAACGCACGCTGCGCCAGTTGAATTTACTAGATCCTCCAGCTTGGGAAGTGCTGGTGGTAGATGGGGGAAGTGACGATGAGACAGTTGCGATCGCCCAGCGGATCTTACAAGCGATCGCGCTTTCTTCTCAAGCGCGTGTCCTCTGTTGTGATGTTCGCGGGCGTTCGGTGCAGATGAACCGAGGCGCAGAAGCGGCGACGGGGGATATCCTGTGCTTCTTACACGCAGACACTTCGGTTCCAGATGATTTTGTGGCAGTGGTTGAGCAAACTTTAGCAGATCCAGCCGTTGCTGGCGGCGGGTTTATTTCTTTGATGGCAGGTTCCCAGACGACGCGCTGGGGAGTTTCGCTGCACAATTACCTCAAAACTTACTACGCGCCCCTGCTTTTCCGACCTCGTTTATTTTTTCAGGGGTTGCGATTGTTATTTGGCGATCAGGTGATGTTTTGTCGTCGCGCCGATTTCTGGAAATGTGGCGGTTTCGATCCAGCATTGCCGATTATGGAGGAAGCGGATTTGTGCCTGAAGCTGGTGAAACAAGGGCGGATTCGTCAAGTGAATCGAGTTGTGCAAAGTAGCGATCGCCGTGTGGCAAAATGGGGTTCGCTGAAGGCTACCGCGATCTATCTCTACATCGGCTTTCTTTGGGGTATTGGAGTTGAAGCAACTTACCTGAAAAAGTTTTATGAGGAAATTCGCTAA
- a CDS encoding M48 family metalloprotease — MFGNQIKTAALLGLLSGLLVLGGYYLVGNEQGLYLGLAFAAFSSFSSWYYSDQAALMAYRAQPIARQEAPELYDMVASLSQKAGIPMPKLFVVPTKSPNAFATGRDPDHASVAVTQGIMELLSREELEGVLAHELTHVKNRDTLTQAVAGTIAGAITFAGRILTLGALYGPVTRDDRRGGNALGSLFLIVLAPIAAALLQFAISRTREFSADLGSAEITGNPLALASALEKLEAMGHQIPMNGNPTMSPLLIVNPISTKGLQSLFRTHPPTEDRIRRLVELAQQQKQQKQMTPAIA, encoded by the coding sequence ATGTTTGGAAACCAAATTAAGACAGCAGCATTGCTGGGACTCCTCAGCGGTCTTCTGGTTCTGGGTGGCTATTATCTGGTAGGCAACGAGCAGGGGCTATACCTAGGTCTGGCTTTTGCGGCATTCAGTAGTTTTAGCTCTTGGTACTATTCTGACCAAGCTGCCTTGATGGCGTATCGCGCTCAACCGATTGCCCGTCAAGAGGCTCCAGAACTCTATGATATGGTGGCTTCCCTGAGCCAAAAAGCCGGGATTCCCATGCCCAAGCTGTTTGTCGTGCCAACCAAATCTCCCAATGCTTTTGCAACCGGACGAGATCCGGATCATGCCTCTGTGGCAGTGACTCAAGGGATTATGGAATTGCTTTCCCGCGAAGAACTTGAAGGTGTTTTGGCTCACGAACTCACTCATGTCAAAAACCGCGACACTCTCACTCAGGCGGTTGCAGGCACCATCGCTGGAGCAATTACCTTTGCGGGGCGGATTCTCACGTTGGGAGCGCTCTATGGCCCTGTCACCCGCGATGACCGCCGAGGGGGAAACGCTTTGGGTTCCTTGTTTCTAATCGTTTTGGCTCCGATTGCGGCGGCGCTGCTTCAGTTTGCGATTTCCCGCACTAGGGAGTTTTCTGCTGACTTGGGTTCGGCGGAAATCACGGGGAATCCTTTGGCGCTTGCCAGTGCGTTGGAGAAGCTTGAGGCAATGGGTCATCAGATTCCGATGAATGGCAATCCAACGATGTCGCCGCTACTGATTGTCAATCCTATCTCGACAAAAGGGTTGCAATCTCTTTTCCGTACCCATCCCCCGACTGAGGATCGGATTCGTCGTCTTGTAGAGTTGGCTCAGCAACAAAAGCAACAAAAGCAAATGACTCCAGCGATCGCATAA
- a CDS encoding BMC domain-containing protein, with the protein MPQAVGSIETKGFPAVLAAADAMVKAGRVTLVGYIRVGSARFNVNIRGDVSEVKTSMEAGIAAVEKVYGGVVESWVIIPRPHENVVSVLPIGFTEEVQQYRDAVEQPIVRR; encoded by the coding sequence ATGCCACAGGCAGTTGGATCGATAGAAACGAAAGGCTTTCCTGCTGTCCTAGCAGCGGCAGATGCAATGGTTAAAGCTGGAAGAGTTACCCTAGTCGGATATATCCGAGTTGGTAGCGCCCGTTTTAATGTCAATATTCGGGGCGATGTTTCAGAGGTGAAAACTTCAATGGAGGCGGGAATTGCCGCAGTAGAAAAAGTTTATGGTGGCGTTGTAGAATCCTGGGTGATTATTCCCCGTCCCCATGAAAATGTTGTAAGCGTTCTGCCAATTGGCTTTACTGAAGAAGTGCAACAGTACCGAGATGCTGTGGAACAGCCGATAGTACGCAGGTAA
- a CDS encoding carbon dioxide-concentrating mechanism protein CcmK: MPQAVGTIETLGFPAVLAAADAMVKAGAVTLVHYALVEKGNFMVSVRGKVSEVNIAVEAGIKAAETVYGGQVISHYIIPNPTENVETIMPIHFTEKVEQFRMS; this comes from the coding sequence ATGCCACAGGCAGTGGGAACGATTGAAACGTTAGGGTTCCCAGCTGTACTAGCAGCAGCAGACGCAATGGTTAAAGCTGGTGCAGTCACGCTGGTTCATTATGCACTTGTAGAAAAAGGGAACTTTATGGTTTCCGTTCGGGGAAAAGTTTCTGAAGTCAACATCGCTGTTGAGGCAGGGATTAAAGCCGCAGAGACAGTCTACGGAGGTCAAGTCATCTCCCACTACATCATCCCCAATCCTACTGAAAATGTTGAGACTATTATGCCCATTCATTTTACCGAGAAAGTTGAACAGTTCCGTATGTCGTAG